A region from the Coffea eugenioides isolate CCC68of chromosome 9, Ceug_1.0, whole genome shotgun sequence genome encodes:
- the LOC113781933 gene encoding uncharacterized protein LOC113781933 isoform X1 has translation MLVVHGKTKPSSIYGLMLREPKHRRSYLCSFFPTASLLFLAVLVGSIYTALQYKEKILNWKLEENLLRTCENHCRPPGSKPLPKGIVAKTSNLERRPLWGLPKKSNSSRSLFAMAVGLKQKEAVDQMVRKFLSSNFVVMLFHYDGVVDGWKDLEWSESVIHVSALHQTKWWFAKRFLHPDIIAEYDYVFLWDEDLGVENFNPERYLSIVKDEGLEISQPALDIGQSEVHHQITARGRKSNVHRRTYKPGGKGIGCDGNSTAPPCTGWIEVMAPVFSRAAWRCVWYLIQNDLIHAWGLDMHLGYCAQGDRTQNIGVVDAEYIVHYGLPTLGEHEKKTNTSESKNLTDSETHVESPSNPINFRVEVRRQSFNEYKIFRRRWKKAVEEDRCWTDPYTEPIKEITI, from the exons ATGTTGGTCGTTCATGGAAAGACGAAGCCCTCAAGCATCTAC GGATTGATGCTGAGAGAACCTAAACATAGGAGATCATACTTGTGCAGCTTCTTTCCTACAGCTTCTCTGTTGTTTCTGGCAGTCTTAGTCGGAAGTATATATACGGCGCTCCAATACAAAGAG aaaattttgaattggaaGTTGGAGGAAAATCTTCTGCGTACATGTGag AACCACTGTAGGCCTCCTGGAAGTAAGCCATTGCCCAAAGGTATTGTTGCCAAGACTTCTAACCTGGAAAGAAGACCATTATGGGGTTTGCCAAAG AAATCAAACTCTTCAAGGAGCTTGTTCGCTATGGCTGTTGGGTTAAAACAAAAAGAAGCAGTAGATCAGATGGTCAGAAAG TTTCTGTCGAGTAATTTTGTTGTGATGCTTTTTCATTATGATGGTGTCGTGGATGGATGGAAGGATTTAGAGTGGTCTGAAAGTGTGATACATGTATCTGCTTTGCATCAAACAAAATG GTGGTTCGCTAAACGATTTCTACATCCAGATATAATTGCAGAATATGATTACGTTTTCCTATGGGATGAAGACCTTGGAGTAGAAAACTTCAACCCTGAGCG ATATCTATCAATTGTGAAGGATGAAGGACTTGAGATATCACAGCCAGCACTTGATATTGGGCAATCAGAGGTGCATCATCAAATTACTGCACGTGGGAGAAAATCGAATGTGCACAG GAGGACATACAAGCCTGGTGGGAAGGGAATTGGATGTGATGGAAATAGTACGGCTCCTCCTTGTACAGG GTGGATAGAAGTAATGGCTCCAGTTTTTTCAAGAGCAGCCTGGCGCTGTGTATGGTATTTGATCCAG AATGATTTGATCCATGCGTGGGGCTTAGATATGCATCTTGGCTACTGTGCACAG GGAGATCGAACTCAAAATATTGGTGTGGTTGATGCTGAATACATTGTCCATTATGGCCTCCCAACGCTCGGAGAGCATGAGAAAAAG ACAAATACTTCTGAATCCAAAAACTTGACCGATTCGGAAACACAT GTAGAGAGCCCGTCTAACCCAATCAACTTCAGAGTTGAA GTAAGAAGACAGTCGTTTAACGAGTACAAGATATTCAGAAGGCGATGGAAGAAAGCTGTTGAGGAGGATCGGTGTTGGACTGATCCATACACAGAGCCAATAAAGGAGATCACCATCTAA
- the LOC113782975 gene encoding uncharacterized protein LOC113782975, translating to MMAKQRVGGGRRDYNDSPSLLTRAVNSVFAFVRLAEFEILFVLFFIIAYLIFKDLTSRPEYNQILVKKPGGPDWWPY from the exons ATGATGGCGAAACAGCGAGTGGGAGGTGGAAGACGGGATTACAATGACTCGCCGTCGCTGTTGACTCGGGCCGTGAACTCAGTCTTCGCTTTCGTCCGGCTAGCTGAGTTCGAAATCCTCTTCGTCCTATTCTTCATCATCGCTTATCTCATCTTCAAAGATCTT ACCTCAAGACCCGAATACAATCAAATCCTTGTGAAGAAGCCTGGTGGACCTGATTGGTGGCCTTACTAG
- the LOC113782831 gene encoding uncharacterized protein LOC113782831 codes for MPSIVKRVLLSMFIIIVFLFNLPTYSHANGLPEAVKNGTVVGEEMVPMIEPGKEMMLMLNESRRKLGSFQICALCTCCGARGGYCLPTPCCYAISCNIPNRPFGFCSFLPKTCNCFGCHI; via the exons ATGCCCTCTATTGTTAAAAGGGTTCTCTTGTCCATGTTCATTATCATTGTTTTCCTCTTCAATCTGCCCACATATTCACAT GCAAATGGGTTGCCGGAGGCAGTGAAAAATGGGACTGTGGTCGGGGAGGAGATGGTTCCTATGATTGAGCCAGGAAAAGAAATGATGCTCATGCTAAACGAGAGCAGGAGGAAGCTTGGAAGCTTCCAGATTTGTGCATTGTGCACTTGCTGTGGGGCTAGAGGAGGCTACTGCCTGCCAACTCCTTGTTGCTACGCCATCAGCTGCAACATCCCAAACAGGCCCTTTGGTTTCTGCTCCTTCCTTCCCAAGACCTGTAATTGCTTTGGATGCCATATCTAG
- the LOC113781933 gene encoding uncharacterized protein LOC113781933 isoform X2 — translation MGLMLREPKHRRSYLCSFFPTASLLFLAVLVGSIYTALQYKEKILNWKLEENLLRTCENHCRPPGSKPLPKGIVAKTSNLERRPLWGLPKKSNSSRSLFAMAVGLKQKEAVDQMVRKFLSSNFVVMLFHYDGVVDGWKDLEWSESVIHVSALHQTKWWFAKRFLHPDIIAEYDYVFLWDEDLGVENFNPERYLSIVKDEGLEISQPALDIGQSEVHHQITARGRKSNVHRRTYKPGGKGIGCDGNSTAPPCTGWIEVMAPVFSRAAWRCVWYLIQNDLIHAWGLDMHLGYCAQGDRTQNIGVVDAEYIVHYGLPTLGEHEKKTNTSESKNLTDSETHVESPSNPINFRVEVRRQSFNEYKIFRRRWKKAVEEDRCWTDPYTEPIKEITI, via the exons ATG GGATTGATGCTGAGAGAACCTAAACATAGGAGATCATACTTGTGCAGCTTCTTTCCTACAGCTTCTCTGTTGTTTCTGGCAGTCTTAGTCGGAAGTATATATACGGCGCTCCAATACAAAGAG aaaattttgaattggaaGTTGGAGGAAAATCTTCTGCGTACATGTGag AACCACTGTAGGCCTCCTGGAAGTAAGCCATTGCCCAAAGGTATTGTTGCCAAGACTTCTAACCTGGAAAGAAGACCATTATGGGGTTTGCCAAAG AAATCAAACTCTTCAAGGAGCTTGTTCGCTATGGCTGTTGGGTTAAAACAAAAAGAAGCAGTAGATCAGATGGTCAGAAAG TTTCTGTCGAGTAATTTTGTTGTGATGCTTTTTCATTATGATGGTGTCGTGGATGGATGGAAGGATTTAGAGTGGTCTGAAAGTGTGATACATGTATCTGCTTTGCATCAAACAAAATG GTGGTTCGCTAAACGATTTCTACATCCAGATATAATTGCAGAATATGATTACGTTTTCCTATGGGATGAAGACCTTGGAGTAGAAAACTTCAACCCTGAGCG ATATCTATCAATTGTGAAGGATGAAGGACTTGAGATATCACAGCCAGCACTTGATATTGGGCAATCAGAGGTGCATCATCAAATTACTGCACGTGGGAGAAAATCGAATGTGCACAG GAGGACATACAAGCCTGGTGGGAAGGGAATTGGATGTGATGGAAATAGTACGGCTCCTCCTTGTACAGG GTGGATAGAAGTAATGGCTCCAGTTTTTTCAAGAGCAGCCTGGCGCTGTGTATGGTATTTGATCCAG AATGATTTGATCCATGCGTGGGGCTTAGATATGCATCTTGGCTACTGTGCACAG GGAGATCGAACTCAAAATATTGGTGTGGTTGATGCTGAATACATTGTCCATTATGGCCTCCCAACGCTCGGAGAGCATGAGAAAAAG ACAAATACTTCTGAATCCAAAAACTTGACCGATTCGGAAACACAT GTAGAGAGCCCGTCTAACCCAATCAACTTCAGAGTTGAA GTAAGAAGACAGTCGTTTAACGAGTACAAGATATTCAGAAGGCGATGGAAGAAAGCTGTTGAGGAGGATCGGTGTTGGACTGATCCATACACAGAGCCAATAAAGGAGATCACCATCTAA
- the LOC113782821 gene encoding zinc finger CCCH domain-containing protein ZFN-like isoform X1: MPVLAVGDGNHRHSDSSKIISIIIIIIINKIKISSRSRISMDFDSGIPISRASVVAEGSSSLDQDALWQINLRSREPMEAGTYPVREGEPDCSYYIRTGLCRYGATCRFNHPPNRKLAIATARMRGEYPERMGQPECQYYLKTGTCKFGATCKFHHPREKAGIAGRVTLNALGYPLRPNEIECAYYLRTGHCKFGSTCKFHHPQPANMMVSVRGSPVYPSVHSPTNPGQLSYPLSRASFIPNPRWQGPSSYAPVLVPQSMVSVSGWNAYSGQLGSGSSAESQQQTAGNDQTHGMVGQSEAANVGSQGIHSSYSSSSLPIGYYALQLQRETVFPERPGQPECQFYMKTGDCKFGAVCKFHHPRERILPAPDCGLSPIGLPLRPGEPLCIFYSRYGICKFGPSCKFDHPMGVFTYNVSSSSTEPPTVRRLLGSSSGTGPLTLASEGLVEASSTKSRLLPLSEARKPSGDTSIDPEE, from the exons ATGCCAGTGTTAGCCGTTGGTGATGGAAATCATCGTCACAGCGATTCTTCTaaaattattagtattattattattattattattaataaaattaaaatcagcAGCAGAAGCAGAATCAGCATGGATTTCGATTCCGGAATTCCCATTTCCCGAGCATCTGTCGTCGCCGAAGGTTCTTCCTCTCTCGACCAAG ATGCTCTATGGCAAATTAACTTGAGGTCAAGGGAACCAATGGAAGCTGGGACTTATCCTGTACGTGAAGGTGAACCAGATTGTTCTTACTACATCAGAACAGGTCTATGCAGATATGGTGCAACATGCCGATTTAATCATCCTCCTAATAGAAAATTG GCTATTGCCACAGCAAGGATGAGAGGAGAATATCCAGAAAGAATGGGACAACCAGAATGTCAG TATTACTTGAAGACAGGAACTTGCAAGTTTGGCGCCACGTGCAAGTTTCATCATCCTAGAGAAAAAGCTGGGATTGCTGGAAGAGTTACCTTAAACGCCTTGGGCTACCCACTTCGCCCG AATGAGATTGAATGCGCTTATTATTTGAGAACTGGACATTGCAAGTTTGGAAGCACCTGTAAGTTTCACCATCCTCAGCCAGCTAATATGATGGTCTCTGTTCGTGGTTCTCCTGTTTATCCTTCTGTTCATTCGCCGACAAATCCTGGACAACTGTCATATCCCTTGTCAAGAGCTTCTTTTATTCCCAATCCACGCTGGCAGGGTCCTTCAAGTTATGCTCCGGTTCTTGTTCCTCAGAGCATGGTTTCAGTCTCTGGATGGAATGCATACAGT GGTCAGCTGGGTTCAGGTTCCTCGGCAGAGAGCCAGCAGCAAACAGCAGGAAATGACCAAACTCATGGAATGGTAGGCCAATCTGAAGCAGCAAATGTGGGATCACAAGGGATACATTCTTCTTATAGCTCTTCTTCTTTACCTATTGGGTATTATGCATTACAGTTACAGAGGGAGACGGTGTTTCCTGAGAGGCCTGGACAGCCTGAGTGCCAATTTTACATGAAGACTGGAGACTGTAAATTTGGTGCTGTGTGCAAGTTCCATCACCCAAGAGAGAGGATTCTTCCAGCTCCAGACTGTGGCTTGAGTCCAATTGGACTTCCATTGCGTCCT GGAGAACCTTTGTGCATTTTCTACTCTCGATATGGAATCTGCAAATTTGGCCCGAGTTGCAAGTTTGACCATCCGATGGGTGTCTTTACATATAATGTTTCATCATCTTCAACTGAGCCTCCTACTGTGCGGCGGTTATTGGGTTCATCATCTGGAACTGGTCCCTTAACATTGGCATCAGAAGGTCTTGTTGAAGCAAGCTCCACTAAGAGCAGGCTATTGCCATTGTCAGAGGCAAGAAAACCCTCTGGTGATACTAGCATTGATCCAGAGGAATGA
- the LOC113781933 gene encoding uncharacterized protein LOC113781933 isoform X3 — protein MLREPKHRRSYLCSFFPTASLLFLAVLVGSIYTALQYKEKILNWKLEENLLRTCENHCRPPGSKPLPKGIVAKTSNLERRPLWGLPKKSNSSRSLFAMAVGLKQKEAVDQMVRKFLSSNFVVMLFHYDGVVDGWKDLEWSESVIHVSALHQTKWWFAKRFLHPDIIAEYDYVFLWDEDLGVENFNPERYLSIVKDEGLEISQPALDIGQSEVHHQITARGRKSNVHRRTYKPGGKGIGCDGNSTAPPCTGWIEVMAPVFSRAAWRCVWYLIQNDLIHAWGLDMHLGYCAQGDRTQNIGVVDAEYIVHYGLPTLGEHEKKTNTSESKNLTDSETHVESPSNPINFRVEVRRQSFNEYKIFRRRWKKAVEEDRCWTDPYTEPIKEITI, from the exons ATGCTGAGAGAACCTAAACATAGGAGATCATACTTGTGCAGCTTCTTTCCTACAGCTTCTCTGTTGTTTCTGGCAGTCTTAGTCGGAAGTATATATACGGCGCTCCAATACAAAGAG aaaattttgaattggaaGTTGGAGGAAAATCTTCTGCGTACATGTGag AACCACTGTAGGCCTCCTGGAAGTAAGCCATTGCCCAAAGGTATTGTTGCCAAGACTTCTAACCTGGAAAGAAGACCATTATGGGGTTTGCCAAAG AAATCAAACTCTTCAAGGAGCTTGTTCGCTATGGCTGTTGGGTTAAAACAAAAAGAAGCAGTAGATCAGATGGTCAGAAAG TTTCTGTCGAGTAATTTTGTTGTGATGCTTTTTCATTATGATGGTGTCGTGGATGGATGGAAGGATTTAGAGTGGTCTGAAAGTGTGATACATGTATCTGCTTTGCATCAAACAAAATG GTGGTTCGCTAAACGATTTCTACATCCAGATATAATTGCAGAATATGATTACGTTTTCCTATGGGATGAAGACCTTGGAGTAGAAAACTTCAACCCTGAGCG ATATCTATCAATTGTGAAGGATGAAGGACTTGAGATATCACAGCCAGCACTTGATATTGGGCAATCAGAGGTGCATCATCAAATTACTGCACGTGGGAGAAAATCGAATGTGCACAG GAGGACATACAAGCCTGGTGGGAAGGGAATTGGATGTGATGGAAATAGTACGGCTCCTCCTTGTACAGG GTGGATAGAAGTAATGGCTCCAGTTTTTTCAAGAGCAGCCTGGCGCTGTGTATGGTATTTGATCCAG AATGATTTGATCCATGCGTGGGGCTTAGATATGCATCTTGGCTACTGTGCACAG GGAGATCGAACTCAAAATATTGGTGTGGTTGATGCTGAATACATTGTCCATTATGGCCTCCCAACGCTCGGAGAGCATGAGAAAAAG ACAAATACTTCTGAATCCAAAAACTTGACCGATTCGGAAACACAT GTAGAGAGCCCGTCTAACCCAATCAACTTCAGAGTTGAA GTAAGAAGACAGTCGTTTAACGAGTACAAGATATTCAGAAGGCGATGGAAGAAAGCTGTTGAGGAGGATCGGTGTTGGACTGATCCATACACAGAGCCAATAAAGGAGATCACCATCTAA
- the LOC113782821 gene encoding zinc finger CCCH domain-containing protein ZFN-like isoform X2 — protein sequence MPVLAVGDGNHRHSDSSKIISIIIIIIINKIKISSRSRISMDFDSGIPISRASVVAEGSSSLDQDALWQINLRSREPMEAGTYPVREGEPDCSYYIRTGLCRYGATCRFNHPPNRKLAIATARMRGEYPERMGQPECQYYLKTGTCKFGATCKFHHPREKAGIAGRVTLNALGYPLRPNEIECAYYLRTGHCKFGSTCKFHHPQPANMMVSVRGSPVYPSVHSPTNPGQLSYPLSRASFIPNPRWQGPSSYAPVLVPQSMVSVSGWNAYSGQLGSGSSAESQQQTAGNDQTHGMLQRETVFPERPGQPECQFYMKTGDCKFGAVCKFHHPRERILPAPDCGLSPIGLPLRPGEPLCIFYSRYGICKFGPSCKFDHPMGVFTYNVSSSSTEPPTVRRLLGSSSGTGPLTLASEGLVEASSTKSRLLPLSEARKPSGDTSIDPEE from the exons ATGCCAGTGTTAGCCGTTGGTGATGGAAATCATCGTCACAGCGATTCTTCTaaaattattagtattattattattattattattaataaaattaaaatcagcAGCAGAAGCAGAATCAGCATGGATTTCGATTCCGGAATTCCCATTTCCCGAGCATCTGTCGTCGCCGAAGGTTCTTCCTCTCTCGACCAAG ATGCTCTATGGCAAATTAACTTGAGGTCAAGGGAACCAATGGAAGCTGGGACTTATCCTGTACGTGAAGGTGAACCAGATTGTTCTTACTACATCAGAACAGGTCTATGCAGATATGGTGCAACATGCCGATTTAATCATCCTCCTAATAGAAAATTG GCTATTGCCACAGCAAGGATGAGAGGAGAATATCCAGAAAGAATGGGACAACCAGAATGTCAG TATTACTTGAAGACAGGAACTTGCAAGTTTGGCGCCACGTGCAAGTTTCATCATCCTAGAGAAAAAGCTGGGATTGCTGGAAGAGTTACCTTAAACGCCTTGGGCTACCCACTTCGCCCG AATGAGATTGAATGCGCTTATTATTTGAGAACTGGACATTGCAAGTTTGGAAGCACCTGTAAGTTTCACCATCCTCAGCCAGCTAATATGATGGTCTCTGTTCGTGGTTCTCCTGTTTATCCTTCTGTTCATTCGCCGACAAATCCTGGACAACTGTCATATCCCTTGTCAAGAGCTTCTTTTATTCCCAATCCACGCTGGCAGGGTCCTTCAAGTTATGCTCCGGTTCTTGTTCCTCAGAGCATGGTTTCAGTCTCTGGATGGAATGCATACAGT GGTCAGCTGGGTTCAGGTTCCTCGGCAGAGAGCCAGCAGCAAACAGCAGGAAATGACCAAACTCATGGAATG TTACAGAGGGAGACGGTGTTTCCTGAGAGGCCTGGACAGCCTGAGTGCCAATTTTACATGAAGACTGGAGACTGTAAATTTGGTGCTGTGTGCAAGTTCCATCACCCAAGAGAGAGGATTCTTCCAGCTCCAGACTGTGGCTTGAGTCCAATTGGACTTCCATTGCGTCCT GGAGAACCTTTGTGCATTTTCTACTCTCGATATGGAATCTGCAAATTTGGCCCGAGTTGCAAGTTTGACCATCCGATGGGTGTCTTTACATATAATGTTTCATCATCTTCAACTGAGCCTCCTACTGTGCGGCGGTTATTGGGTTCATCATCTGGAACTGGTCCCTTAACATTGGCATCAGAAGGTCTTGTTGAAGCAAGCTCCACTAAGAGCAGGCTATTGCCATTGTCAGAGGCAAGAAAACCCTCTGGTGATACTAGCATTGATCCAGAGGAATGA